A stretch of Bradyrhizobium sp. CCBAU 53338 DNA encodes these proteins:
- a CDS encoding outer membrane protein, with protein MKKILLASAALIVLTGAASAADLAARPYTKAPVAMASVYNWTGFYLGIVGGGAWEAASGDPKMKGGFVGGTAGYNWQTGNVVFGIEADGAWADVNASAAGVVIVPGLGAIPTSVSSKTDAMGTVRGRIGYAVNNVLFYGTGGYAWIDNKITATLGAASISDSKFHSGWTVGAGIEAFFAPQWSVKGEYLYRSLAGETYFGAIPTGTINFHTVQVGVNYHFNGPVVAKY; from the coding sequence ATGAAAAAGATTTTGTTGGCTTCGGCCGCTCTGATCGTACTCACCGGCGCCGCTTCGGCTGCCGACCTGGCGGCTCGCCCCTACACCAAGGCTCCGGTCGCGATGGCCTCGGTCTACAACTGGACCGGCTTCTATCTCGGTATCGTCGGCGGCGGCGCCTGGGAAGCCGCCTCTGGCGACCCGAAGATGAAGGGTGGCTTCGTCGGCGGCACCGCCGGCTACAACTGGCAGACCGGCAACGTCGTGTTCGGTATCGAGGCTGACGGCGCCTGGGCTGACGTCAACGCTTCTGCCGCTGGTGTCGTTATCGTTCCCGGCCTCGGCGCGATCCCGACCAGCGTGAGCTCGAAGACGGATGCAATGGGCACCGTGCGCGGCCGTATCGGCTATGCCGTCAACAACGTCCTGTTCTACGGCACGGGTGGTTACGCCTGGATCGACAACAAGATCACCGCCACCCTCGGCGCTGCGTCGATCTCGGACAGCAAGTTCCACTCCGGTTGGACCGTCGGCGCGGGCATCGAAGCGTTCTTCGCTCCGCAGTGGTCGGTCAAGGGCGAGTATCTCTATCGCAGCCTGGCCGGCGAGACGTACTTCGGCGCCATTCCCACCGGCACGATCAACTTCCACACCGTGCAGGTCGGCGTGAACTATCACTTCAACGGCCCGGTCGTCGCCAAGTACTGA
- a CDS encoding outer membrane protein, whose translation MKKILFGTICIVAMGLSAPASAADLAARPYTKAPPPMIATIYDWSGFYIGINGGGGSSHKCWDNVVLGGGAFVGGEGCHNATGGTVGGQVGYRWQSASWVFGLEGQGNWADFSGDNVSNFFLAQRNRSRIDAFGLFTGQIGYAWNNVLFYVKGGGAVVADKFDIYTAPGFVGAGTLLASTSDTRWGGTVGAGLEFGFAPNWTVGVEYDHIFLGNRTLTLNAPVGGGAFQTDRISQDVDMGLVRLNYRWGGPIIAKY comes from the coding sequence ATGAAGAAAATTCTATTCGGTACAATTTGTATTGTTGCAATGGGCCTGTCTGCACCGGCGAGTGCAGCAGATCTTGCGGCTCGTCCCTACACCAAGGCGCCGCCGCCGATGATCGCCACCATCTACGACTGGAGCGGCTTCTACATCGGCATCAACGGCGGCGGCGGATCGAGCCACAAATGCTGGGACAACGTCGTTCTCGGCGGCGGCGCATTCGTGGGCGGCGAAGGCTGCCACAACGCCACCGGCGGCACGGTCGGCGGCCAGGTCGGCTATCGCTGGCAATCGGCCAGCTGGGTGTTCGGCCTCGAAGGCCAGGGCAACTGGGCCGACTTCTCCGGCGACAATGTCAGCAATTTCTTCCTGGCACAGCGTAACCGCTCGCGGATCGACGCCTTCGGCCTGTTCACAGGCCAGATCGGCTATGCCTGGAACAACGTGCTGTTTTACGTGAAGGGCGGCGGCGCCGTGGTCGCGGACAAGTTCGACATCTACACGGCGCCCGGCTTCGTCGGTGCGGGCACCCTGCTCGCCTCAACCAGCGACACCCGCTGGGGCGGCACGGTCGGGGCCGGCCTCGAATTCGGCTTCGCGCCCAACTGGACGGTCGGCGTCGAGTACGATCACATCTTCCTCGGCAACCGGACGCTCACGCTCAACGCACCCGTCGGCGGCGGCGCATTCCAGACCGACCGGATCAGCCAGGACGTCGACATGGGCCTCGTCCGCCTCAACTATCGCTGGGGCGGCCCCATCATCGCGAAGTACTGA
- a CDS encoding single-stranded DNA-binding protein gives MAGSVNKVILVGNLGKDPEIRRTQDGRPIANLSIATSETWRDKNSGERKEKTEWHRVVIFNEGLCKVAEQYLKKGAKVYIEGALQTRKWTDQSGVEKYSTEVVLQGFNSTLTMLDGRGGGGGGGSFGDEPGGDFGSSGPVSSAPRRPVAAGGGGRNNDMDDDIPF, from the coding sequence ATGGCGGGAAGCGTCAACAAGGTCATTCTGGTTGGAAATCTCGGCAAGGATCCGGAAATCCGCCGCACCCAGGACGGGCGGCCGATCGCGAATCTGAGCATCGCGACCTCCGAGACCTGGCGCGACAAGAACAGCGGCGAGCGCAAGGAAAAGACCGAGTGGCACCGTGTCGTGATCTTCAACGAAGGGCTGTGCAAGGTCGCCGAGCAGTATCTGAAGAAGGGCGCCAAGGTGTACATCGAGGGCGCGCTTCAGACCCGCAAATGGACTGATCAGAGCGGCGTGGAGAAGTACTCCACCGAGGTCGTGCTCCAGGGCTTCAACTCGACGCTGACGATGCTCGACGGCCGCGGCGGCGGCGGAGGAGGCGGCAGCTTCGGCGACGAGCCGGGCGGCGATTTCGGCTCCTCGGGTCCCGTCAGCAGCGCACCGCGCCGCCCGGTTGCCGCCGGCGGCGGTGGCCGCAACAACGACATGGACGACGACATCCCGTTCTGA
- a CDS encoding DUF2306 domain-containing protein produces the protein MSLAPLLDAAPAIPLHAFAAMAAFVLGIVQFAAPKGTLPHRTIGWIWVALMALVAVSSFWIHQIRLVGPFSPIHLLSIFTLVMLPLAVWRAHTHRVVAHRWSMIFIFTGALVVAGLFTLLPGRIMHSVFFGA, from the coding sequence ATGAGCCTCGCGCCGCTGCTTGACGCTGCTCCGGCGATCCCGCTGCACGCCTTCGCGGCGATGGCGGCCTTCGTGCTCGGCATCGTTCAGTTCGCCGCCCCCAAGGGTACGCTGCCACACCGGACGATCGGCTGGATCTGGGTGGCGCTGATGGCCCTGGTAGCGGTCTCGTCGTTCTGGATCCACCAGATCCGCCTGGTCGGGCCGTTCAGCCCGATCCATCTGCTGTCGATCTTCACGCTGGTGATGCTGCCGCTTGCGGTATGGCGGGCGCACACGCATCGCGTCGTCGCTCACCGGTGGAGCATGATCTTCATTTTCACCGGCGCGCTGGTGGTGGCGGGCCTGTTCACGCTGCTGCCCGGGCGCATCATGCACAGCGTGTTTTTCGGGGCGTAA